A single region of the Labeo rohita strain BAU-BD-2019 chromosome 3, IGBB_LRoh.1.0, whole genome shotgun sequence genome encodes:
- the limd2 gene encoding LIM domain-containing protein 2, with translation MDNRNTSDDKPVQRSKSFSFKTQKETCASCEKTVYPMERLVADNLIFHNTCFCCKHCNTKLSLGSYAALQGEFYCKPHFQQLFKSKGNYDEGFGRKQHKERWASKDAESITKTA, from the exons gaCAACAGGAACACGTCTGATGACAAGCCCGTTCAGCGTTCTAAG TCTTTCAGTTTCAAGACCCAGAAGGAGACGTGTGCATCATGTGAGAAGACCGTATATCCGATGGAGAGATTGGTGGCCGACAACCTCATCTTCCACAACACGTGCTTCTGCTGCAAGCATTGCAACACCAAACTCAG CCTGGGGTCGTATGCAGCGCTGCAGGGGGAGTTCTACTGCAAACCACACTTCCAGCAGCTCTTCAAGAGTAAAGGGAACTACGACGAGGGCTTCGGACGCAAGCAGCACAAGGAGCGCTGGGCCTCCAAGGATGCGGAGAGCATCACCAAGACGGCATAA